The following is a genomic window from Spiribacter sp. 1M189.
GGCGAGGGCGAGGCCGAACCGCGTCGCAAGGAACCGGAGGTGGATCCGGTGCTGCTGCGCCCGATCGACGATCTGGAGCTCACGGTGCGCTCCGCCAACTGCCTGAAGGCCGAGAGCATCCACTACGTGGGTGATCTGGTCCAGCGCACTGAGGTGGAGCTGCTCAAGACGCCGAACCTCGGTAAAAAGTCGCTTAATGAAATCAAGGAAGTCCTGGCACAGCACGGGCTTCAGCTTGGCATGCGTCTCGAGAACTGGCCGCCGGCCAGCCTTGAGGAGCGTGGCCGGGCCACGGGTTAAGGGGGAAGCGTGATGCGTCATCGCAAGGCAGGACGGAAACTCAACCGCAACAGTTCGCATCGGCAGGCGATGTTCCGCAACATGTCGGCATCACTGTTCGAGCACGAGGCCATTCGGACCACGCTGCCCAAGGCCAAGGAGCTGCGGCGTGTGGCCGAGCCACTGATCACGCTGGCCGGTAATGATACGGTGGCGAACCGCCGCCTGGCGTTCGCCCGGCTGCGCAACAAGGCAATCGTCACCAAGCTCTTCGAGGAGTTGGGTCCGCGTTACCGCGAGCGCCCCGGTGGCTATCTGCGCATCCTCAAGGCCGGGTTCCGGGCCGGAGACAATGCGCCGATGGCATTTGTGGAGCTGGTGGACCGGCCCATGGCGGAAGCGCCCGAGGAAGCCGACGAAGAAGTCGCCGAGGCCTCCTGAGGTCCCGGGACAGTCCGGGCAGGGCGCTGACGACCGCGAACCGCGCAAGACAAGGCCACCTCCGGGTGGCCTTTTTCATGTGCTAGACTTCGCCGAATTGCGGCGGTGCACCAGTGCCGGCGCGCTGACAACAATGGAGGGGGTTCCATGAAAGCACCTGTACGCGTAGCGGTAACCGGCGCCGCCGGCCAGATCGGTTACAGTCTCCTTTTCCGTATCGCCTCGGGCGACATGCTGGGGCCGGATCAGCCGGTC
Proteins encoded in this region:
- the rplQ gene encoding 50S ribosomal protein L17, with the translated sequence MRHRKAGRKLNRNSSHRQAMFRNMSASLFEHEAIRTTLPKAKELRRVAEPLITLAGNDTVANRRLAFARLRNKAIVTKLFEELGPRYRERPGGYLRILKAGFRAGDNAPMAFVELVDRPMAEAPEEADEEVAEAS